A stretch of the Halomonas sp. BDJS001 genome encodes the following:
- a CDS encoding tartrate dehydrogenase — translation MTHRIAIIAGDGIGTEVMPEGIRALEATARRFNIDLEFTTFEFGSCDYYLEHGQMLPDDWFEQLKGFDALFYGAVGWPDKVPDHISLWGSLLQFRRRFDQYINLRPCKLMPGIKSPLAGRKPGDIDFYVVRENTEGEYSSVGGKMFEGTDREVVIQDTVMTRTGVDRVLKYAFELAQTRPRKKLTSATKSNGISITMPYWDERVVEMAKGYPEIAVDKFHIDILTANFVLHPDWFDVVVGSNLFGDILSDLGPACTGTIGIAPSANINPEGNFPSLFEPVHGSAPDIAGKGIANPIGQIWSGAMMLEHLGYKEAGDAMVTAIENVLSEGDTTVLTRDVGGEGTTASLGKAIANAISH, via the coding sequence ATGACCCACCGTATCGCCATTATCGCCGGTGACGGCATCGGCACCGAAGTCATGCCCGAAGGCATTCGCGCCCTTGAGGCCACCGCCAGGCGGTTTAATATCGATCTCGAGTTCACCACTTTTGAGTTTGGTAGCTGCGACTACTATCTCGAACACGGCCAGATGTTGCCGGATGATTGGTTTGAGCAGTTAAAAGGCTTCGATGCGCTATTTTATGGCGCGGTGGGCTGGCCGGATAAAGTGCCCGACCATATTTCCCTGTGGGGCTCGCTACTGCAATTCCGGCGCCGCTTTGATCAGTACATCAACCTGCGCCCCTGCAAGCTCATGCCTGGGATCAAAAGCCCGCTGGCAGGCCGGAAACCCGGCGATATCGACTTTTACGTCGTGCGTGAGAACACCGAAGGCGAGTACTCAAGCGTTGGCGGTAAAATGTTTGAAGGCACCGACCGGGAAGTGGTGATTCAAGACACCGTTATGACCCGCACCGGCGTTGACCGGGTACTGAAGTACGCCTTTGAGCTGGCCCAAACCCGCCCGCGTAAAAAGCTCACCTCTGCGACCAAGTCCAACGGCATCTCTATCACCATGCCCTACTGGGATGAACGGGTGGTCGAAATGGCCAAGGGCTACCCTGAGATTGCAGTGGATAAATTTCATATCGATATTCTCACCGCCAACTTCGTTCTTCACCCGGATTGGTTTGATGTAGTGGTAGGCAGCAACCTGTTCGGCGATATTCTTTCTGATCTCGGCCCCGCCTGCACCGGCACCATTGGCATTGCGCCTTCGGCCAACATCAACCCGGAAGGCAACTTTCCCAGCCTGTTTGAACCCGTACACGGCAGCGCGCCGGATATCGCCGGTAAGGGTATCGCCAACCCGATCGGTCAGATCTGGTCAGGCGCGATGATGCTGGAGCACCTGGGCTATAAAGAAGCGGGCGATGCAATGGTAACCGCCATTGAAAACGTGTTGAGTGAAGGCGATACCACCGTACTTACCCGGGATGTGGGTGGCGAAGGCACCACTGCAAGCCTAGGCAAGGCAATTGCCAACGCTATTTCGCACTGA
- a CDS encoding SMP-30/gluconolactonase/LRE family protein — MKLGRRQFLSASAALAAVGTSPQLFAMQSSPGSTPERYPIDAWKVEDSRFSDYMIFNTPLERHWSGGLWTEGPAWNAVGRYVVFSDIPRAKQMRWDESTGEVSILRDNVGYSNGNTFDHQGRLIACEHYPSRVLRYEWDGSTTVLADRYQGKPLNAPNDVVALPSGGVIFTDPGYGAHFDYEGKKRDLELETAIYYVDDSLDEPIMLTDDIYKPNGIVLTPDGEGFYASDSAPTHFDEPARIIRWSLGDEGRSVSDRQVIVTSEDTIFDGMACDEDGNIWSSANGGEGIDGVVVFSPEGTLLGRVLLPEVCSNVCFAGKGRNRLFMTASQSVYTIYTAARGA; from the coding sequence ATGAAACTTGGACGCCGTCAGTTCCTTTCGGCATCGGCCGCCCTGGCCGCTGTTGGCACATCGCCCCAGCTTTTTGCTATGCAGAGCTCACCAGGCTCCACCCCGGAACGCTACCCAATTGATGCCTGGAAAGTCGAAGATTCCCGCTTTAGTGATTACATGATTTTTAACACTCCTCTAGAGCGCCACTGGAGTGGAGGACTGTGGACAGAGGGGCCAGCATGGAACGCCGTAGGTCGTTATGTCGTGTTCAGCGACATACCCCGTGCCAAGCAGATGCGCTGGGACGAATCCACTGGTGAAGTCAGCATTTTGAGAGACAATGTCGGGTACTCTAACGGCAATACTTTCGACCACCAGGGTCGGCTAATTGCTTGCGAACACTACCCCTCACGCGTTTTGCGCTACGAGTGGGACGGCAGCACAACGGTGCTCGCCGACCGCTATCAGGGCAAACCGCTCAATGCCCCCAATGACGTGGTGGCACTGCCCTCTGGAGGAGTGATCTTCACCGATCCAGGCTATGGAGCTCACTTCGATTACGAGGGCAAAAAACGAGACCTGGAGCTAGAAACGGCCATCTATTACGTCGATGACAGCCTGGATGAGCCCATCATGCTGACCGACGATATTTATAAGCCAAACGGTATTGTATTAACGCCGGATGGCGAGGGATTCTACGCCAGTGACAGTGCCCCCACCCATTTCGACGAACCCGCGCGAATTATTCGCTGGTCGCTGGGGGATGAGGGGCGCAGTGTCAGCGATCGGCAAGTTATCGTGACCAGCGAAGACACGATTTTCGACGGTATGGCCTGCGACGAGGATGGCAATATCTGGTCAAGTGCCAATGGTGGCGAAGGTATCGACGGAGTAGTGGTCTTTTCACCGGAAGGCACCCTGCTGGGCCGAGTATTGCTACCCGAAGTCTGCTCAAACGTGTGTTTTGCGGGCAAGGGCCGCAATCGGCTATTTATGACGGCCAGTCAATCTGTCTACACCATTTACACGGCAGCGCGAGGAGCGTAG